The nucleotide window ATTTTCCTATCTTAAGATAATGATAGATAAACAGAGGACCAAAAACGGACAATTTCTATTAACCGGTTCACAATTATTTCCTCTAATGGCAAAGGTTAGTGACTCTTTAGCAGGTAGAATTGCCACTTTAACTTTATTACCGTTTTCTGTAAAAGAGCAATTTGGAAAACAATCTATTTTTGGTTTAGAAACCATTAAAAAAATAGTGCTAAAAGGAGGATTCCCGGCGGTAGTGGTTAGAAGAGATTTAAATCTTGAATTGTGGTTTTCGAGTTACTTACAGACTCATCTTGAAAGAGATGTTCGGCAACTGCGCCAAATTGGTGATTTAGGGGATTTTCAGAGGTTTTTGGGGCTTATGACTGCCTTTAATGGTCAGGTTTTAAATCTTTCTAATTTATCACGAGATTTAGGTGTTGCAGTTAATACTGTCAAGGCATGGTTATCTATCTTAGAGGCAAGTAATCAATTAATTTCTATAAAACCGTTTTATTTAAATAAAGGAAAACGCCTAATTAAAAGTCCCAAGGTTTATTTTATAGATTCAGGACTACTTTGTTATCTTTCAGGCATTGTAAGTCTTGAGCAAGTTTTCAAAGGGCCATTATCAGGGCAACTTTTTGAAACCATCGTTCTTTCAGAGATTCTTAAGAGTTTCTACAATAAAGGAAAAATCCCGAAGGTCTATTGGTGGAGGACATCGTATGGTGAAGAGGTAGATTTTATCATAGAAGACAAAGGAAAGATTATTCCCGTTGAAGTTAAATTAACTTCCAAGGTAAATCTACAGATGTGTAAAGGCATTATGGCATTTTGTAAATTGTTTACTGAAAAAATTGATAAGGCTTTTTTGGTTACTCTTACGGGAGAAAAAGTGATTTTGAAAGATAAAATAACTGCTATTTCTTTCTCGGAGTTTACAAATCAACTCTAAATTGAATTAATAAAAATTAGCGCAATTTTCTTGACTTTCATAGGATTTTTTTATTGAATATCTACTTGAAGAGGTAGACAAAGTTTATCCTTTCCCAATAATTTTTGCACCCCGCCACAAGCTTTAATCCAGAATAAACCTTAAAAATTATCTCTGATATTTGCGCAAGGAAGGAAAAATTTTTTCTTGACAAATTTATTTAGTTAAATTATAATTAGCATATGCTAATTATAGGAGGTTTTTATGCCTAGACCGTTTATTCCCAGAAGAGTATGTTGTCAGCCACAAGCTAATTACTTTAAACCAAAAGGAATTCCTCTTGATATGCTTAGGGAGGTAAATTTAACTTTAGATGAATTAGAGACAATTAGACTGGCAGATTTGGAAGGTTTATATCAAGAGGAGGCAGCACAAAAGATGGGTATTTCGCGTCAGACATTTGGAAATACTATAGATTCTGCCCATAAAAAGATTGCTGATGCTCTTTTAAATGGCAAGGCTTTAAAAATAGAAGGAGGTGTGGTTAAAATGGTGGAGAGACATTTTGTTTGTTATGATTGTAAACATACCTGGTCTGTGCCTTATGGTGCCCCAAGACCTGTTGAATGTCCACAGTGTAAAAGTACAAATATTCACCGAGCTCCTCAAGACAGAGGTTGGGCAAGAAGAGGTTGTGGTGGTGGTCGAGGTAGATGTGGGAGGTTTTAGGGATGAGAATATGTATTCCTACGGAAACAGATAAAGGTTTAAAAGCACAAGTTTATTCCCACTTTGGAAGTGCTCCTTATTTTACTATTTATGATACAGAGAAAGAGACTATAGAGACAGTCACCAACACTAATACAGACCATCTTCATGGTAATTGCCAACCAATGAAAATACTTGGTACAAAAAAATCGATGTGGTAGTCTGTAAGGGGATGGGAAAACGGGCGGTTCAAGTGCTCAATGCTTCGGGGATAAAAGTATATCGTGTTGATGGAGAGACAGTAGATGAGGTCATAAGAGAATTTAATCAAGGCTTTTTAGAGGAAATTACTCCGGAAGATTCTTGTAGCCAACATAGATGTCATTAACGTGCAGATAAAAGCAATAGCTTTAGGTTCAACAAGATGGCAGCGGTTCATTCGCAGATGGGGTGTTTCGTTTTTAATTGATGAAGATATCCTCTTTGATACATTAGGCAAGCCAAAAGTATCCTTAAACAATCTAAAGAAGTTTAAAGTAAATCTTCCCAACATTAAACACATCATTATTTCCCACGATGATTGGGACCACATTTCAGGGTTGTGGTATCTGCTACCGAACCAAAAAGATGTTACAGTTTATATTTGTTTCGGTTTTAAACAAGAAATAAAACAGAGAATCATTTCTTTTGGGGTAAAACTTATTGAAGTAAAAGATATGCTCCAGATTAAGGAAAAGGTTTATTCTACAGGTGAACTATATGCTGAGTCAGAAGGTAGAAAAATATACGAACAATCCCTTGTGATAGACACAGGTAAGGGGTTAGGGCTGATATGCGGATGTGCGCACATGGGAATAGTAAATATAGTCAAATATGTCAGGAAACATTTTCAAAAAAATATTTACTGGCTTATCGGAGGTTTTCATTTAAAAAATAATACAGATGAAGAAAATAGCATTGTTATAAAACAGTTAAAAGAACTAGGCGTTTCTAAAATCGTTCCTACACACTGTACAGGAAAAAGAGCAATTAGACAGATGTGCAAAATATTTGACTCTGATGTTATTCAAATAAAAGAAGGAGATATTATAGAATTGTGAAGATTAAAAATAAGTATAAAAGAATAAAAAAATTTTTCTATTATGACAATCTTTGGAGGTCCATCTCAAAATTGTTGGAGTTATAGATGATTTTTATTCCTCATAAGAAGCCGTCTCTTCAATTTAAGATAAGAAAGTTTTTTAATCAAACCCACAAAAATGACGAATTAAGTGAAATTGACGAACTTAACCTATTTAATTACTATAGACAACCTACCAAGTTAAGAGATATAATTACACCAATATTTACAGGATTAACCAGCCATAAGAAGTTAAAATTTATCTAAAGTGTACCCAACGGCGATAAATCCTGTTTTTACACTTAATTATTAAGTTACGATGAAAATAAAAGTAAAGCCAGAAGATTTTATTGTAGATGAGGAAGCAAAAATTGAATTTAAGAGAAACGGCAAGTTTAAAGTTTATCTTTTGACTAAGAAAGGATTTAACACTATTGATGTGTTTATTAATTTGTCAAAAAAATTTAATATTCCCTTTAAGAAATTCGCCTACGGCGGAAGAAAGGATAGATATGGGTTGACTACGCAGTACATTACTGTCGAAGGCATTAGATTAAAAGATGTAATAGAGAAATCATTTAAATTAAGTTATCTTGGAGACACAGATAGGCCGATGGGGCCGGATTTAATTCTGGCAAATGAATTTAAAATAACCATACGTGACCTGCAAGAAGAAGAAATAGAGCATGCTCTACGACAATTAGAATTTGTCAAAGAATACGGCTATCCTAATTACTTTGATGACCAGAGATTTGGTAATTATTCTCGGCAACAGGGTTTTTTTGCGGAGAGATTAGTAAAAGGCGAATTTAACGGGTCTTTAAAAGTTTATCTTACCGCTGTTCATCCCCAAGACAAAAAAGCAGAGAAATGGCGAAAGCAACTATTCTTCAATAACTGGAGGGATTGGCATAAATGTTTGAATCTAGCAAAGACGAGTTTTGAGAAAGAAGTTTTTTTCGTTCTTTTGAAAGGGGGAAATAAATCTTTCTTAAGTGCTCTAAATCTAATTCCTAAGGATGAATTGAGTATACTCATATCTTCTTATCAGGCTTATCTCTGGAATCAGTTGGTAGAAAGAGTGGTTAGGTTTTATAACAAGGATTTATTAGAATGCCGGGGAAATTACTGGAGTTATTTTTTTACAACTCTAATGAGAAATTTGACCATCTAAAGAATCTCGTTATTCCTCTGGCTTCACAAAAGTCAGAGATGCCCGATATCTTAACCGATAGGATATACAAAGAAATTCAATTCTTAAAGAGCGTGGATTAAAACCCGCCTCTTTCAATTTGAGAAAATTCAGAAAAGTGTATTTTAAACCTACAAAAAGAGAAAGCGTGGTTATCCCCCAGATAAAAAATGTTCTTGTTTCCAGTGATGAAATCTATGAAGGGAGAAAAACTTTATATCTTCATTTCAGACTACCGCGGGGAAGTTATGGTACAATGCTAATTAAACGTCTAATGGCCAAGGAGTGTCTATGAGATATAAAGCCATTACCTTATTGGGCATTATTCTCATCTTCGTTTTGGCTCTTGTTCATTTACCATCTCTCCTTACTTATTTAGTAAAAAGAGAGATTCAGCGCAATTTTAAGGGTAGCGAGGTCAATTTAGAAAAATGTATCCTGAAGCCAAAAGAATTTCGTTTGGTTAATTTTGAGATTAAACAAGGAGATATTTTTAGTTTTAAGACAGAAGAGTTAAATATAGAATTTACCCCTCTTTCTCTTTTACAGAGAGAAATTAAAAAATGTGTTGCTAAAAAGGGGTTCTTTTTTCTAAATTTTGAGAGCTTCGGGAAGGGTTTTTCTGGGGGAGCACTTCCTTTTAAGATAAAAGCGTTAGAATTTAAGGATATAAATCTTAGTTTAAAAGCAAAAGATTTTGATTTAAAAGCTTACTTATTTTATGCGGAATTAAATCCGAATGAAGAATTAGTCAATTTTCTTAATTTAGGGGTTAATTATTTTTCTTTCCATGGTCTTGAGTTGAAAGACGCTTTATTAAAGATAAACCGTGGAGCGCAAGGAAGTTTAGAGATTAAATTCATTTCTTATGGCAATTTAAAGGTAGAGGACGTTAGAGGGGTTATTCAGTATCATCATAAAGATAAGTTAGCGCTAAAACCTTTATCAGCAAGGTTCTTAAAGGGCTATATCGACGGCGAAATAAATTTAGAACTGGGTCGTGAGTTAAAATACAATAGCAATCTGCTTTTTTATCAGCTTGATATGAAAGGGATTGAAGAGGCGTTTAAACTGGATAATAAACTACAGTTAAGTGGATTGCTGGGAGGCAGGTTTGTTATAGAAGGCAGGGGTTATAATTTAGAGGTTATAAAAGGAGAATTTTCTTCTCTTGGGCATGGAGGGACTTTGATTATTAAGGACAAAAATTTGGTAAGAAATTTGGCGGAGAAATCAGGACAATCTTTTGATATAATATGGGAGAGTTTTAAGGATTACCATTTTGACGAGGGAGACATAAAGATATTTTCGGAGAATCGTGATTTAATTCTAAAGATTATTTTGGAAGGAAAGCGAGGGAAACGCGGTTTAGAAATAAGATTACATGAATTTGAATGGAGGAGGTGATTATATGAAAAAGATGTTTTTGTTTCTATGCGTTATTTTTATCTTTGGCTGTGCCAGCGTTGCCGTAAAAGCACCGAAGGAGCCAATCAAAATAGATATTACCATGCGTCTGGACATATATCAACATGTACAGAAGGATATCAATATGATTGAGGATATGATTTCTGGAGGGAGCAGCAAGACTGATAAAATTAAAAATGAGACGAAATCAAGCTTTTTCTTGGGAGTTGCTTTTGCCGAAGAGGAGTTCTTGACCCCTGAGGTAGCGGAGGCGGTTTCCCGAAGGCGTAGCAGGACAGAACAGTTGAATATCTTGAAGAGAGAAGGCATAATTGGTGAGAATCGTTTAGGGTTGTTGGATATAAGGGAGACAGGAAAAGCCGATAATAATTTAGGCAATTTAATCAAGGAAGAAAATAATGACCGGATGATTATCTATAAAGCGATTGCCAATAAAAACAATATTTCTATAGAAGAAGTGCAAAAATTGTATAGTGGGCGTCTGCAAAAAGATTCTCCTTCGGGCACACCCATTGAAATTTTTAATGCCTCAAAAGGTAGTTATGAATGGAGCATTAAGTAATTTGCATTTTTCAGAATTTTAGGATAAAATAATTTTTCCTTTGCGAGGGTGGTGGAACTGGCATACACACAGGCCTAAGGAGCCTGGCTCTTTGGAGCGTGAGGGTTCAAATCCCTCCCCTCGCATTCGTTATTTGAGTTTCGAATTTTGAATAAAAGGAGTAGAAATGGGGAAAGTTTTATTAGTGGTTTTGATTGTGGTCGTGTTTACGCTTCTTTCTAAACGCTGTGTTTGTGGCAAGAAAAAGGAAGAGAAGAAGTAATTTCAGTTATGTTCCTCTTCTTTCCTTTACATAGTTTGACCCTTCCAGAGATTTGGCATATTCTTTTAATTCTGCACCGATCTGGGCAATTTCTGCCACATGGGAGAGTTTGCGTTTTTCATTGGTTACTACCGCAATGGAAATCGTCATAAGGGGAGTTTGCAGAGGATTACCTTTTCTGTCTTTTCCTAAAATGTATCCCTTTGAGCGGTCTTCCTCATCATATAGTTCAGGGACCATCTTATCAAATTCCTTGATGATGTAAGGGCAAAGGGTATCAACTTTATCGGGAGTAGTAATGATTATAAAGTCATCTCCTCCAATATGCCCGATGAAATCTTCTTTATTTCCTCTGGCTTCTGTTCCTTTAATTAAGACTCTTGCAGTCTCCTGAATTGCCCTGTCTCCACGTTCAAAACCATAGCGGTCATTGAATACTTTGAATTTATCAAGGTCTATATAGCAAACCGCAAAATTTTTATTCTCTCTGATGCGATTTTCAAGCTCATTTTGTATTGAGACATTCCCCGGTAGATGAGTCAGAGGATTGGCATCTAAATCTATCTCTGTCCTGCGCATAACCATCTTTACACGGGCTACCAATTCCATAGGTTCAAAGGGTTTGACAATATAATCATCCGCTCCTGAATCTATTCCTTTTATTTTATCGGCTGTTTCTCCTCGTCCGGTAAGCATAATGATAGGGATATGTCTTAAGAGGATATCTTTTTTTATGGCACGGCAGACTTCCGGTCCGTTAAGTTTAGGCATCATGAAATCAATGATGATTAAATCCGGAGGTCTTTTCGATACCTTATCCAAACCCTCTTCGCCGTCACCTGCTTCGGTAACTTCATAACCTTCTGCTTCCAGCACTATTCTCAATACATCCCTGATATCTGGTTCGTCGTCAACAATAAGAATTCTTTTTTTAGCCATGTTTATTTAACCAAATTTGGTCTTTGTTTTTCGGGTATAGTAAAACTGAAGGTGGTTCCTTTTCCTAAAGTGGAATCTGCCCATATTTTTCCTTTATGCGCCTCAATGATTTTTTTACAAAGTGAAAGTCCCAATCCTGTTCCTTTCTTCTCCCGATTTATGGGATTATCTGCACGGAAGAATTCCGTAAACAGTTTTGGAAGGTCCTCAGGAGAGATTCCAATTCCCGTATCGGAAATATCCGTTCTTATAAAGCCGTCTTCTCGCTTTATATTTATATATATCTTACCTTTAAGAGGCGTAAACTTTATTGCATTGCCCAGAATATTTATAAATACTCTTCTTAGATGGTCATAATCGGCGAAGATAGTATTGATGTTATCCTGAACTTCTAACTTTAATTCAATGTTTTTCTCTTCGATTTGAGGATTAATTAGTTCCAAAACATTGTTCAAAAGTTCTTTTAAGGGAATTTCTTTAATGTCCATCCCCACTTTACCTGCTTCAATGCGGGATATATCCAATAGGTCATTGATTAACTTTGCCAGTTCCGAAGATTGTCGGTCAATTCTTTCCAGGCGTTCCTTCTGGACGGGAGCAATTTCACCTAACTTTCCTGTAGCAAGTATCGAGGCGTATCCTTTGATAGAGGTAAGGGGTGTGCGCAATTCATGGGCGACTGCTGCTACAAACTCCGATTTTATTTGGTTAAGTTTTTTTAGTTCCTCGTTTGCTTTTGCCAGTTCTTTTGTCCTTTCTTTTACCCGTACTTCCAATTCCTGATAAGAATGCCAGAGTTGTTCATAGAGGCGGGAGTTTTCTATACCCTGTGCAATCTGGTTTGCTAAGATAGAGATAAGTTCTACATCTCCTTCTGTTACTCGGGAATAAAGCGATTCATTGCCCATGACTACTATACCGATTACAATTTCTTTTAGATATATGGGCACAATGATTAAGGAACGAATTTTTAAGAGTTCTATCAATTCTTTTTCTTCAGAATTGGCAAGTTCCGGTCTTTCTACGAGAATAGATTTACCTTCTCGGATAATATTTTTGAATTGGGAATGGTCTTCTATCTTTTTCTTAAATTGGGAAATGTCTTCTTCCACAAAGCCTATCCAATGTCTGCATTTTAACTTCTTTGTTTCTTCGTCTAATGTAATGATGAGGAATTTCTCAAAACCGAGTTTATGAATGAAATTTTCTTTAATAGAATTAAAAACCTCCTCTATATCAAAGGTCATATTTATGCTTCTTCCCAGCTCATGTAGCGTGTAGAGTCCGTTTATTTTCTTATCCAGTTCCTGTTGTATCTTGTTTAGCTGTAGGTCTGTTCTTACGATCAGTTTTGCCTGTTCATCCAATTCGTTATATGCCTGGCGCAACTTCTCAAAAGCGACTTCACTTACTTTTCTTTTTCTTTCCTCCGCTTCAATCATCCATAAGGCGGTAAGGAAAAATGCTACAAGGATTAAGATACGCATTATCTCTCCGGCATAGGGGCCAAAGATTTGATTGAGGAAAATACTGGCGATGATGCTGAGTACTGCGGTGATAAACAAAATGCTTGTCTTTACACCCATTTATTCTCCTATGGCTAAAACAGTAAAGGAAGCGTTTTGAAAATAAGTCTGTCCGATATTTATCTCCGAAGTAAGAGGAGCCTGTTCACCGTATGTA belongs to Candidatus Omnitrophota bacterium and includes:
- a CDS encoding ATP-binding protein, which translates into the protein MPKRYINRQIEHILKTAVKQFPAVIVTGPRQSGKTTLLTHLFSKIHNYVTLDNPNIRLMATKEPELFFENYKPPIIIDEIQYAPQLFSYLKIMIDKQRTKNGQFLLTGSQLFPLMAKVSDSLAGRIATLTLLPFSVKEQFGKQSIFGLETIKKIVLKGGFPAVVVRRDLNLELWFSSYLQTHLERDVRQLRQIGDLGDFQRFLGLMTAFNGQVLNLSNLSRDLGVAVNTVKAWLSILEASNQLISIKPFYLNKGKRLIKSPKVYFIDSGLLCYLSGIVSLEQVFKGPLSGQLFETIVLSEILKSFYNKGKIPKVYWWRTSYGEEVDFIIEDKGKIIPVEVKLTSKVNLQMCKGIMAFCKLFTEKIDKAFLVTLTGEKVILKDKITAISFSEFTNQL
- the truD gene encoding tRNA pseudouridine(13) synthase TruD, producing the protein MKIKVKPEDFIVDEEAKIEFKRNGKFKVYLLTKKGFNTIDVFINLSKKFNIPFKKFAYGGRKDRYGLTTQYITVEGIRLKDVIEKSFKLSYLGDTDRPMGPDLILANEFKITIRDLQEEEIEHALRQLEFVKEYGYPNYFDDQRFGNYSRQQGFFAERLVKGEFNGSLKVYLTAVHPQDKKAEKWRKQLFFNNWRDWHKCLNLAKTSFEKEVFFVLLKGGNKSFLSALNLIPKDELSILISSYQAYLWNQLVERVVRFYNKDLLECRGNYWSYFFTTLMRNLTI
- a CDS encoding DUF134 domain-containing protein, with the translated sequence MPRPFIPRRVCCQPQANYFKPKGIPLDMLREVNLTLDELETIRLADLEGLYQEEAAQKMGISRQTFGNTIDSAHKKIADALLNGKALKIEGGVVKMVERHFVCYDCKHTWSVPYGAPRPVECPQCKSTNIHRAPQDRGWARRGCGGGRGRCGRF
- a CDS encoding YdbL family protein, yielding MKKMFLFLCVIFIFGCASVAVKAPKEPIKIDITMRLDIYQHVQKDINMIEDMISGGSSKTDKIKNETKSSFFLGVAFAEEEFLTPEVAEAVSRRRSRTEQLNILKREGIIGENRLGLLDIRETGKADNNLGNLIKEENNDRMIIYKAIANKNNISIEEVQKLYSGRLQKDSPSGTPIEIFNASKGSYEWSIK
- a CDS encoding response regulator: MAKKRILIVDDEPDIRDVLRIVLEAEGYEVTEAGDGEEGLDKVSKRPPDLIIIDFMMPKLNGPEVCRAIKKDILLRHIPIIMLTGRGETADKIKGIDSGADDYIVKPFEPMELVARVKMVMRRTEIDLDANPLTHLPGNVSIQNELENRIRENKNFAVCYIDLDKFKVFNDRYGFERGDRAIQETARVLIKGTEARGNKEDFIGHIGGDDFIIITTPDKVDTLCPYIIKEFDKMVPELYDEEDRSKGYILGKDRKGNPLQTPLMTISIAVVTNEKRKLSHVAEIAQIGAELKEYAKSLEGSNYVKERRGT
- a CDS encoding GAF domain-containing sensor histidine kinase, with the translated sequence MGVKTSILFITAVLSIIASIFLNQIFGPYAGEIMRILILVAFFLTALWMIEAEERKRKVSEVAFEKLRQAYNELDEQAKLIVRTDLQLNKIQQELDKKINGLYTLHELGRSINMTFDIEEVFNSIKENFIHKLGFEKFLIITLDEETKKLKCRHWIGFVEEDISQFKKKIEDHSQFKNIIREGKSILVERPELANSEEKELIELLKIRSLIIVPIYLKEIVIGIVVMGNESLYSRVTEGDVELISILANQIAQGIENSRLYEQLWHSYQELEVRVKERTKELAKANEELKKLNQIKSEFVAAVAHELRTPLTSIKGYASILATGKLGEIAPVQKERLERIDRQSSELAKLINDLLDISRIEAGKVGMDIKEIPLKELLNNVLELINPQIEEKNIELKLEVQDNINTIFADYDHLRRVFINILGNAIKFTPLKGKIYINIKREDGFIRTDISDTGIGISPEDLPKLFTEFFRADNPINREKKGTGLGLSLCKKIIEAHKGKIWADSTLGKGTTFSFTIPEKQRPNLVK
- a CDS encoding MBL fold metallo-hydrolase, with product MQIKAIALGSTRWQRFIRRWGVSFLIDEDILFDTLGKPKVSLNNLKKFKVNLPNIKHIIISHDDWDHISGLWYLLPNQKDVTVYICFGFKQEIKQRIISFGVKLIEVKDMLQIKEKVYSTGELYAESEGRKIYEQSLVIDTGKGLGLICGCAHMGIVNIVKYVRKHFQKNIYWLIGGFHLKNNTDEENSIVIKQLKELGVSKIVPTHCTGKRAIRQMCKIFDSDVIQIKEGDIIEL